The proteins below are encoded in one region of Pan paniscus chromosome 4, NHGRI_mPanPan1-v2.0_pri, whole genome shotgun sequence:
- the LOC117980433 gene encoding LOW QUALITY PROTEIN: cysteine-rich and transmembrane domain-containing protein 1 (The sequence of the model RefSeq protein was modified relative to this genomic sequence to represent the inferred CDS: deleted 4 bases in 2 codons): MERRGALYRSLMNQENPPPHPGPGPSAPYPPYPQKHMGPGPMGGPYPPLQGYTYQGQRYPQYSWQDRPREPPKTTVYVVEDQRRHELEPSTCLTACWTAFCCCCLWDMLT; this comes from the exons ATGGAGAGGAGAGGTGCACTTTACAGGTCCCTGATGAACCAAGAGAACCCTCCACCACATCCAGGCCCTGGTCCATCAGCCCCATACCCACCTTATCCACAAAAACACATGGGCCCAGGACCTATGGGA GGGCCCTACCCACCTCTTCAAGGATACACCTATCAAGGA CAAAGATACCCACAGTACAGCTGGCAGGACAGACCTCGGGAGCCTCCTAAAACCACAGTGTATGTGGTAGAAGACCAAAGAAGACATGAGTTGGaaccatccacctgcctcacagCCTGCTGGACTGCTTTCTGTTGCTGCTGTCTCTGGGACATGCTCACCTGA